The genomic segment acATTTATTACTGGTTTTCCATCTCAGATATTAGACTAACAAtcttatagtttcctgttttctacaTCCCTCCTCTCTTGAACAGGGGTCTTAAATCTGTCTTCCCAAACTGCCTGGATCTTTTCTGAACCAATAGAATGTGTTTACTATCTCCACGGACACTTCTTTTCTGACCATAGGATGTTTCCCATCAGGTCCAAAGGGCTTCGGCATTTCATTCAAATAGCTCTCCCTATACCTGTCACAAGCTTTGTGTTCCTTCTTGCCTTTCATCTCTTGATTTTCAAATATGCGTAAGATGTTTTTCCAGTTTTTGCAGTGTTagacacaaaatacctgttcaatgttctaaccaTATCCTTGTTTCTAATTGTTAATTCTCCATCCATATTGTCTCATGGAACATTGTTCACTTGAAATATCAACCCAGTAATATTGCCATCACACTGCTACCTGAGCTATTGACGGATTGATGCAGACAATTGGCTGTTAGCTGAGGAATGCCTATTACAAGGGGACAATTTATATTCCGTCCACACTTGCTCTTTCCAATACTTAACAAAACATTTGGAACAAAATTAATTCGATAGATTTAATGGAATGAAGATTTTAATTCAGAGACTATGGTAATGAGATATTTTATCTACTGAAGCCAGATAAAAATGCAAAAGATGATAGCATTTGATTGAGGAGGATAATGTGTGCATTGTCCTTTTAACCAAATAATTTAGCAAAATTAACTCGGAAGAAATTGGAGCATTGTCCATTCCCTGTCTAATCCCATTGGTTTTGCTCCATTAGGTTGCCCATCATGAAgctctctctgtttctgggctgtgtGGTGATGTCTATTCTGGCTGGAGCCTCAGGCCACACCTTTAATTCGACACTGGATGAAGACTGGAGGAATTGGAAATTAGAGTATGAGAAGCAGTACACTGAGGTAAAAGGAGAATTTGCTCTAGTACAAAATCTATTCCAAAAGTTCAGTTCACTCAGAAGGGGAAGTGATTCTGTAGTCTAAGTTATTGAAATTTCTTAGTTGGAGATAAAGTGGGAGAGGACCATTCTCTTTTGGCTGGAACAGAtaagtgaaatgaaattagaaacaTATCGATCCTGAAATTCCTATGGGCATCCTCCCAGTCTCTAACTTCAGTAAAGGACTGATGAAACTCACAATCAAAGAGCATGGACTTGTGGTGTCTCAGTTTACTCGGGTCCACTTGAGTTACCATGGAAACCACAAATACACCTCAAGAACATTCAAACTTATCCTAATGAATATGTCGACAATGTCAATGTTTGCACCAATCAGAACACGTCCAAAAATTATGATTAAAATAGTGGAGTAAAGTATCTAAAATGTAAAACTTATGAGTGACATTTTTCCTCTATTATCCAACTCTGTCTCCAGAATATTTGTCCAAGAACAGAGATGTTGGACTGATTGATAAGGGCCACTGTATTTCCCACCTGGCCACATCCCTTGCTCAAAAGCTGCAGATAGTGATGACACCCAGGACAACAATAGCTTTCAGCTTCATgttctgaaaaaaatcaaaatgattttttttctggagatCTCGCGTGTACAAGTTGATTCATCTGGGATCTATTAGATGCTAGTTATTGTGAAAGTGGCCATTTAGCTGTTCATAGACCGGAGGTGAGCTTTCTGCCCCACTAGAACTCGAAGTTCGAACAAAGAGAACTATCAGACAAACGGAGATTGGTGTCTCTTATTGCACTGGGGGTGCCAGAGGGAGTGATGGTCACTGCTGGTACTGCAGTCGGGAGTTGAGGCCTGAGCTGTGATGCAATGGAGCTTGGTAAACGTTCAGGGTGAGGAAGATGGGGTTAACGTTTAGGAGGCTGTGCCAGGAGGACAACTTGGAGGGTGACCCATTGAGAGAGACCTCCAATCAGTCTAAGGGGGCCTGTTAATTAGAGATAACTTTCTGCCCACCATCAGCCTTCTGGATTGGCAGGTTGGAGTGGGCCTCTCCTGCACCAAGGTGATGAGATTCCAAATTGGATATTAATTGGAATTGGCTCCAGTCACCCTCCTGCTGCAGGAGCCATGCAATGTCAGCATCACAGCTGGAGTAACTGTGCCTGGGTTGAGGTATAAGGACAGGCCACTGGCTGGATCATTTGCCACCCACCTTCAAACCCATCACTGAGGGGCCATTAAACCGGACCCTCAGATCCATCTGTTTATTCCTCCAATTGCAATGTCACTAAGACAGTGATACAAGATCAAATGGGTTTTGCTCTCTGAATgagtggggggaagagaggagaggaagggaCTGACTGCTACGTTTCAGATCTGATTGGGAGGATTGAAACACAATTGCAAAATGTTATTTCGGGTTTCTCAAAGGGGCTATTGAAGCTACTGTATAAATTTATGAATGAAAGATGCTGGAGCCTGATTGGCTTAATGTCTTTATTCAGGATGAAGAGACCTACAGGAGAATGGTATGGGAGGACAATATGAGATACATCGAACAACACAACCTGGAGCATTCGATGGGGAAACACACATTTACTGTGGGAATGAACCAGTTTGGAGATCTGGTGTGTACAAGACGTTTCATCTGCGATCTGTTCAATGCCAGTCATTGTGAAATTGTGAAACTGGTGTGAGGTTATAACAAGAAGCTGAAGCAGGAGTTGGCCACTTAGTCCCTCAAGCTGACTCTACCAttcagtacactcagtgactgactgGATTGTGATCTTACTCCATTATCCTGATTCCTTCTTCCCCACTCCATGCTTCCACAACCCGGAACTCCACTGTAAATCAAAAATCCATCTCTCTCCAACTCAAATATGTTCAATGACTCCAGttccaagtctctctctctctctttctcacgcacactttctttctcaatgGAGTAGTTCTGTATGTAGAGTTAAGCCTTGTCTATtgacaccacacacatacactctgcaCATTTCTTCAAAATTCACACCTACATGGTTACCAGAACCACACATGTGGCCAGAACAAGGGTTTGTTGTCAATTTGTGAATTAGCTGCAATCAAATCAACATGATAAATAAATAACATATGGGAGCGAGGCCTGAGGCTTGGCAGGGCTGTCTGCAAGAGACAAATGGTAATCAGAGAGCAGGGAGCTGTGttaggagagagacagacagagagagagagagagagagagagagagagagaaaggggctGTGACGGGGAAAAAAGAGCAATAatcaggaagagagagggagtagTGAAGGGAAGAGAGAAATGACACTACAAGGGGTAAGGGGAGGTGTCTCTGAAGGGATAGAAAGGGGGAATGCTatgaggggaaagagagagaggggtctgtgaggggaaggggagggggcagcgagggggaagagaaagaggGGTCTGTGAGGGAGTAGAGGAGAGGGGACTGTGATAgcgaaggggaaggggagagggtcctgtgatggggaaggggagagggaggtggtggtCTACTCCATCCACATCACTgtccattctctgccttctctaCGCAAATCTCCCAACATTGTGCTCTCTCTTCCATGTCCTCCCTcatcctctccccactcccttcaTTCAATGCCCCATCACTCCACCACTTGATCCCTCATTCATTCACACAATCCCACTCTCCGCTATTACTTCCATCATTTCCTTATCCCTACCCTCACTGATATGATACACCCCTGTGACACCCCCaatccttccttccctcccccacaCTTTCCCTGTTCAATCCCTCCCCCACACCATTCCCACTCACTTTCTACCCCATGTACAGCccgcactccctcactccctctctcttctcaTTCTCTCACCCTCACTCCTTCCTTGCTGCTTCCCCTACACTCTCACCGTTCGCTCCTTCCCACACTCCTTCCCCAACTTCCACCCTAGTCCCTCCACCACACTTGCTTACTTCCCccttcactccacactgcccacttACCCTAACTCCcccacacagtccctccctcctgcactctctgccCCACTCCTTTCCTCCCCTCAACCTCTTTCCAATTGCTCTACCccaccctacactccctccccaaccttcACTTTTTGCCACACTCCTTCTCCTAATAACACCCCAATCCCTCCCCACTCCTGCTCAATTCCCCCCTCCCTGCCTGTCTGTTTCACAATTTTCCCCTGTCCCTTGTTCCACAttctccctcattctctcactcctTGCTTGCCCTGTCTGCCCACTTTGCCCCATTCTTCAttctccacaccttcccttttgcATACTCCCTTCCACTCCAGCCATCCCCTCTTTCTCCCTATTCCCGCTCTCCTTTTCCTCTTTCCCTCcttaattttgattccaattgcaCACTTCTGAATGTGTCCTGTTGTTTCTCAGGTGATGCCACTGGAATTCTACATGATGCATGGGTCCTGACCTCACATGCACAAATTTGGCATGGGCAAAAATACTGGCCAAGTACATTTCTGCATTCCTGAGCATCGCAGTTGCAAACAGTGTCAGCAGAGACTGCTTTAGACTTATAGAATCTTGCATTGCTTCTCTATGCTTTACATTTCAAACCAATTTTAAAATAACCTTCGCCAACTCTGATTTCATACCCTTGTATGTGACTTTACTTgatcccacatttctgaccctcAAACAGAATGTGAAATTACTTCACTGAATGAGGTATGATATGGTTTGTGATTTTTAACAAAGAATCTCAGCTTCTTTGCAAATGTATGTTTCACAAAAGTGACTCTGCCTTCCAATTTACATCCATTTTCATCCTGTTTGCGCTTGTCAAACAGCCAATTCCATGGCCTGGGCCATTGCCCATATATCTGCAGTAATTTCCAAATATTAAGCATGGGACAGGTTCACCTACACCTAACCAAGAGACAATTTTCATATGATGGGATATTGCTGACAGTAGTCAATACACCAGCCTCATGAGTCTCTCCCTGACCCTCACCTCACACAGTGAAGACAAAAAGCCACCATTTGGATTAATGGTAGTTCAGAGTTCTGAGAAAACTCAGTGAAAAATTAATGAATAACAAATTGCACTGTGAGAGTGAAATAAATTGAAAAGTAAAATGTCAGATCTGAGTACAAAATGGTGCCTTTCAGCTCCGTGAGGTTATCAACCCTCCTCCTGCACATTGTCTATTCATAGGTACTGTTTTCATTCGCGAGACTTCTTGTATTTGACTTTCTAGACCAATGAAGAGTTCAATGAACTCATGAATGGATTCCTCCAAGTTGAAGTTGATAACTCGACTGAAGAGGAAGTTGATGAAGAAGATGATACTGAAGATGATGATGAAGACTTTGAAGAGAATGATGAGGAATTGCGGGGTGCAACGGTTGACTGGCGTAGAAGGGGTCTGGTTACTCCCGTGAAAAACCAGGTAACAATCAGCAGGAATCCTCCTTGTGATTGTGAATTGTCAAAATTAAGCTGTGAACAATGTCGACCTGTGGTGTGCCTGTCAGTGCCGAGAAAGTGGGCTGCACTTCCGCTTTAGATCCTATTTACCCAGAATGCACCATTGCCGGGTGCCATTGACTGCACACAACTGGCTGTGTAATGACCCCCTTTATTCCTCACCAACAAGTGGTTTAACTTCCCTCTCAGACGAATATTGACCCCTGCAACAGTCCATCATTTCCATCTTCCACAGCAGCATTCTCATTTCTTAGAGTCACATTGCTTGTTTGATGTCAATGTTTGTCCATTTCTTTCCCCTTGGTTTAAGGCTTATTAAGGAGGAGGTTGAGATTGTCAAATTTCACAAATTATTCCTACGGCCCACAGAGACACAAAATCGGAATTGTATTTCACCCTGGATCACAGGCAGTGGTTTATCACCGTGTGCCTGACTCCATCCTTCATCTctcttgaaaaaaaattctgcagtcaATGTTCTCCAAACACCAAGGGTTCAGGCAGTGCCCTCCGAATCCTGGtacacagacactcactgacCCCGTGTGATTCTGTGAAACTTCATCAAACAGACTCATAATATCAGTGTGAGGCTGTACTCCACCTGAAAGGAGATGGAAAaaggattttatttttacatCAGGATAGTTTAATGTGATTGTATTTCTGTCATTGCCAGGGACGATGTGGTTCATGCTGGGCTTTCAGTGCAACTGGGGCCATCGAAGGACAATGGgcaaagaaacataaaaaattgATCTCTCTAAGTGAACAAAACCTGGTTGATTGTGATCGGCGAAGCCGTGGATGTCGTGGTGGATGGATGACAAGTGCCTTTCGATGTGTGATGCGAAATAAAGGCATCAACTCAGCTGCAACCTACCCATACACAGCACGGGTAACTCACTTTTCAGTGTGTTTCAAATTCACCAGCTACAAAATGTTTACAGCATTCATGGTGTTCCACAGTGGAGACTTGTGATGATCTCTGAAATCCCCATTCAACATCTCTTGCTCTCAGGCAATGTGAATGAAGAGTTATGGGTATTTGCATTCCTGTGCATTGCTGCTCACCATTTTGTGAGCCAGGATGTTGATGTGACAGTCAGCTAAATCATCAGATCATTCAGCATGTTCTGTACTTGATCTGGGGAATGCACACCACCCAGTACAACAGTTACTGCAGAAACACCATGATGGACAGGACTGAAGTGTTCGAATTAAAGGAAATTACTTTAGTCTGTCTGCATCTCTCATGTGCCCCGACAGGCTGTTTATTCATTCAAATATAAGTTGCAACTTtacacaaaaaaagaaataatttaagtTTAGGATATTTATTCAGAATTGACTTGCAAACTATTTTCTAGGCCACTCTAAGTGCAAATCTAGTTGCTTTGTAAGAGCGGTGTAAATACTTTTGGAATGGCATTTAAGTTGCAACTTGCTGCTTCGACATTTTGAATATGGGGTGTAATTAAGACATAACTTACTTTGAATCTGTTCTGAAGTGAATATTTGTGTGAACTTCCTTTTGTGCTGATGCTGTTTCTCCAGCAGCCACTGTTTTTTCTATTATTGGTCCCTCCACATCACAGATGTCCCTCCGTACTGGATGTCATTGTGATCAGCCTCTTGCAAGTAACACCCAGCTGCGTGTCTCAATGTCACACAGATTCAGCTCGCTCTCCAGTGCATCTTTCAAATCTTCCACCAGCGACTCCAGACTCTCATGTTGAAGCTCTTTGTAAATGGCACGAATGTGTGTGTTTCATCCAGCAGAGTTGTggtttctgagttctgaggaagggtcaccagacctcaaacgttaactctgaattctcttcacagatgctgcctgacctgctgagcatttccagcaacttctgtttttgtttctgatttacagcatccgtagttcttttggtttttattgggaTTGTTTCAACACTGTTCGATTTTCCTTTGAGGTAGCATGAGGAGCCAGGGCTGTGTAAGTGGCAGGTTAAGGAAAATAGTGAAATGTCACATTGCGTAGGTAGATAGGTTGCCCAGAGGAAATGGAGGAGAAGGAGGTGGgtaatgcaggagtctcctgtggctatctccatctcaaacaagttGTGCAGGGGAGATGGACTTTCAGGTGAATGCAGCATTGACAGACAGGTTTCTGGTGCCACTCTAATGTAACAACAGGTGCATCAGGTTTCAAGCAATTGATTACGACAGAGAACTCTCTCCTCAGAGGCGCACACAGACATTTCTGCGGCCAACAACGAGGCATCAGAATGTTGTGTTGCATCCCTGGTGCCAGGGCAAGGATGTCTCCGAAAGAGTACAGAATATTGTCAAAGGGGAGAGGGatcagcaggaggtcattgtacactTTGGAGCCaatgacataggaacagaaaaggTTGAGGTCTTGAGGAAAGAATATAGGAAATTAGacaggaatttaaaaagcagaTTTTCAAGAATATTAATATTGAGATAAGTCCTGGTGCCAAttgctagtgagagtaggaatagggtgatagagcagatgaatgcatggctaagaaagtggtgcaggggagaaggatttaTATTGTTGGATTATTGAAATTACTTCTGGGTTCGAAGTGGCCTGTttaagaaggatgggttgcacgtgacttggaagggaactaatatactggcagggagatttgctggaCCTATATgcgaggatttaaactagtaaggcgGGGTGGAGCGAGGGTGGTAACCCGGAGAGATCGTGAGGAAACAGATTGAGATCAGTCTGAGGCTACTGCAGTTGTGAAAAGGACCAAGTCAAACAATCAAGGAAGGCAGGagcaaagcagaaaatgaggtagggctgataaattaatctgcatttatgtcaatgcaagaggcctgacaggtaaggcagatgaagtcAGGGCATGGTTGAGAACATGGGACGGGGATACCATAGCTACGAGAGAGGTGTAGCTCAGGGATAGACAGGGCTGGCAGCTGAATGTTCCAGGTACAAAAGGAAGAACGGAAATAGAACCAAGGAAGGAGGGAAAATGACATTGTTGATTAGGAATAACATTCctgctgtacttagggaggatattctggGGAGTGCATCCAGTAGAGTTATTTGGGAGGAACTGGGAAATATGAAAGGGATGATCACATTATTGGAATTGTACTATTGAACCCCCACAACCCTTCCCATAGTTAGTGGAAATTAAGAAGTAAATTTGCAAGGAGATTTTAGTTATCCagaagaataatagggtggtaatgggaggggattttaactttccaagcaTTGACTGGGACTGCCCTGGTGTTAAGCACTTAGATGGAGAGGATTTTGTTCAGTGTGTATCAGAAATCTGTCTTATTCAGTATGTGCATGTACctactggagaaggagcaaaacttgaccttctcttgggaaataaggcagggcaagttacTGAGCGATCAGTGGAGGAgcattttggggccagtgatcaaaATTCTACTCGTTTTGAAatggtgatggaaaaggatagacctggtctaaaagttaaaatttgaaattattggaagtccaattttgatggtattcaACAAGAACTATGAGAAATTGATTGGATATTCGCAGGTAAAGAGAGAGTTGAaaaatgggaagcattcaaaaatgagataacaagagctcaGAGACAGCATgtaatagtaagaactgctgatgctggagtcagagataacacagtgcgaagctggaggaccacagccggtcaggcagcatcagaggagcaggaaagctaatgtttcatttccggacccttcttcagaaataagaagggtcccaacctgaaacatcagctttcctgctcccctgatgctatcTGGCcgactgtgttcctccaactccacactgtgttagcccagaggcaatatgttcctgttagggtgaacgGTACCAGTATGCGTAAGGAATGCTGGAAGACTaaagaaattgaggttctggtcaagaaaaagaaggaagcgtACATCAGGTATGGACAACAGAGGTCGAGAGAATCCCAAGAAGAGGAGAACGGCGATAGGAGTCtcctcaagagggaaatcaggagggcaaaaagggacaAGTGAtgtctttggcaaatagggttgaggagaatccaaagggattccacaaatacattaaggacaaaagagtaactagggagagaatagggctccttaaagTTCAGCAAGGAGGCCAATGTGTGGAattgcaggaaatgggggagatactGAACAAGtgtttttgcatcagtttttactgcagAGCAGGTTATGGAAACTGGAGAACTTGGGAGTGTACgtggtgatatcttgaaaagtgtccatatttgAAAGGAGGATGTACTGGCTGTCTTAGattgcataaaggtggataaatgccTTGGACCTGATCTGGTGTACCCGAGACGTCATTGAATCCCTACCgtatggaaacaagccattcagcccagcatgtccacaccaactctccaaagagcgtcccacccgGGTTCACCCCCCATaacctgtaacccagcatttcccatggttaatccccaagcctacatatccctggacaatatggacaatttagcatggccaatcctcctaaatggcacatctttggactgtgggaggaaaccagaccatccagaggaaacccatgcagacatggggaaaatgtgcaaactccgcagagTCTCTCAAaactggaagtgaacccaggtcccttgtgctgttGTGCAGCagtgctgagccaccatgccatagAAGTTGGTGGGACACTGGACGagtgattgttgggccccttgctgagatatttgcatcatcattgcCATGGATGatgtgtcagaagactggaggtggGCTAATGTGGTTTCATTATTgaagaaaggtggcaaggaaagatcagggaactatggactggCGAGCCTGTCATCAGTGATGGACAACTGGtcggaggggattctgagggtcaggatttatgtgtatttgtaaaggcaaggattgatcggggatagccaacatggctttgtgcatgggaaatcatgtctgactggCTTGATTGATATTTTTGACAAAGTGATGAAGAATctagatgaaggcagagaggtggaCGTGGTCGACATAGACTTCAGTGaggagtttgacaaggttctgcctGGTAAATTGGTTGACACGAttcgatcacatggaatacagggagaactaaccatttggatgCATAATTAGTTCTGAGGTagaaacagagagtggtggggaaatgttgctttttggactggaggcctgtgaccagcagtgtgccacaaagacTGGTGCTGGGTCCGTTGCTtctcatcatttatacaaattagtTGGATGTGGACATAGGACATTtgtaaatgacaccaaaattggagtgtAGTGGTCAGCCAAAACCGTTATCTCGAGgaaaacaggaccttgatcagataggctgaTGGGCcaagacagatggagtttaatttagataaatgtgaggtgccgtATATTGTCAAGACAAATCAGAACAGAATGTGTGAACGTAATGTTGAGgcgtgttgccaaacaaagagaccttggagtgcagtttcatagcTCCTTGAACGTGGAGTTGCAGATAGGATATTGAAGAAGAGACATTTGGTACTCTTGCCTTGATTGGTCAATGCATTCAATACCGTtgttgggaggtcatgatgcagctgtacaagacagtGTTTAGGCCACTTTCGAAATACTGCGGCCCCCCAGCTATAGAAAAtatgtcatgaaacttgaaagggctctgAAAGgctttacaaggatgatgccagggttggaggctttaaGAGATTGggtgaagctgaataggctggggttattttccctggagcatcggaaccttatagaggtttataaaatcacaaggggcatgggtagagtgattagtcaaggtttttttttacccAAGGATTGGCAGCCTAAAACTAGCAGGCTTgggtttaacatgagaggggcaagatttaaaagagacccaaggggcaactttttcacacagagagtggtgcgtgcatggaatgagctgccaaaggaagtggtggaggctggtccaattacaacatttaaaaggcatgtgggtGGGAATATGAACAGGAAGTATTCAGAAGGACATGGAAAATAGGAcgagattaattcaggatatctgtttggcatgaatgaattgggccgaagggtctgtttccatgctgtacattaaTCTGACTCTATAAAACACAAGCAAGTCTGCACAATATTTCTTCTGATGATGGTTTCCCATCTGCATGAGCAGTAAACTCACCGTAGGAGGGGGAATTAAATCCCACCTGCCCCTGCCGATGTTTCTGAAACTGCACCCATTGCAGCATTGATGTAAAGGTAACTGAGGGGCTCATTGTCCAAAACCTTCACACTAACAGACAAAAGGCACATTCTGCAAAATTCACCACATTTGTAAGGTCCCATTTTCATTTAAACATGAAAATGATGGTCGTGCCTTTGATGATCAAAATGCTCCATAGTTTCCAAGATCCAAGAGGCTGTTAAAGATCCTGAAAAGATAACACTGGTGCTTTAATGCATATCACATGATCAAAATGAGTTTCATTTGAACATTTTCTTGAACACTTAGAGAGGAAGATGCAGATTtcagagaaacaaagttgctgccaGAATCAAAGGATACAAACGTGTTCGAAGAAGAGAAAGAGCTTTAGCAAGAGCAGCAAAAAGGGTGGGACCAATAGCTGTCGCAATTCACGCAGGGCGAAGGTCCTTCCATCTTTATAGACGAGGTAAGAAACAGAAGCTGTGGTTCAATTGGATTATCCACTATTCTTTATAAATATTGAAAATCATACATCCATGCACACTTCTACACAATTATTTTATGAATGCTTTTCAATGTTTACCATGGAAGTGCCCAGACACCTTCCCCTTGTTCATGTTTTCCTCTACCCCGTGCTACATGTTGTCTGGTGCTGTCAGACTCCATGGAGTTAAAATGGGAACAGAATGGGAGAACCAATGGATTGTCTTTCTtatagcatgtcatgcttcaactgATCTGAGATAAGTTGGAGAATGAGGCCTTCAGACCCTCAGGTGATGTGCTTTGATGTGGTAATGAGACCAAGAGCTTCTCTTTTAAAGGTATCCTGATATTGAAGACATAAGACAGCGCTCTGTGCTCATGTCCTTTCCTGGTACAAACAACGTATCTCACCTCCCTGCTTCTGTCGGCTTCTGGCTTGTGATCGGTAATTTGCAGATTTTCTGACACTGGAATTATtttgggaatgtgaaatgaagaaggcagtagatgggtatttcagggtaaaagaaTCTCTGCATTTGTTAAATACAAAAAGATAAGTGCAATACAagaaaaaggcaaatgtaataaaaacagtGCAACTAAAACAATTATACAGAAGACAATAGCTAAATACACGATCAAATTAAACACAGGTTAAACACTATTCGAAGCTAAAAAAACAATTTTACTTACAGACACTTTAATCAGGTCTCCCACCATTGGGGTTCCCTGCACTGTGAcaacccacctc from the Stegostoma tigrinum isolate sSteTig4 chromosome 30, sSteTig4.hap1, whole genome shotgun sequence genome contains:
- the LOC125450334 gene encoding procathepsin L-like, giving the protein MLPQIQRDGLPGRLRLYIVEVHLAFGGAILRISPRLPIMKLSLFLGCVVMSILAGASGHTFNSTLDEDWRNWKLEYEKQYTEDEETYRRMVWEDNMRYIEQHNLEHSMGKHTFTVGMNQFGDLTNEEFNELMNGFLQVEVDNSTEEEVDEEDDTEDDDEDFEENDEELRGATVDWRRRGLVTPVKNQGRCGSCWAFSATGAIEGQWAKKHKKLISLSEQNLVDCDRRSRGCRGGWMTSAFRCVMRNKGINSAATYPYTARRGRCRFQRNKVAARIKGYKRVRRRERALARAAKRVGPIAVAIHAGRRSFHLYRRGVYYDRRCSQRLNHAVLLVGFGRERGMNYWLVKNSWGRSWGDRGYIKMAKDRRNNCGIANYAVYPSV